CCCTGGCGCGCTTCCAGGACACCTTCTTGGCCGCCGTGTTGGGCACCCGGCTGTATCCCAAACTTGATCAGCCGGAGCACGAAAAAGTTGTAAATTTGGGCGGTGCAGAGGTGAGCATTCACATTGCGCGGGCCTAACCACAAGGACGGATAATGGCAACTCGGAAACAGTGGTCCAAGAGGGACCTGAATTACTTCCGGAAGCGCATCATGGGCAAGCGGCGTCAGCTGCTCACAGACATGGGCGAACTGAAGGAAAATACCCACATCGCCAATGAGTCGGCCAGCACCAGCGACTCCACCTACGCCTACCACATGGCCGACGTAGGTACCGACCAGGCCGAGCGCGAAAAGGCCTATTATTGGCTGGCTCGGGAAAACAACTATTTGCGCTACCTGGACCGCGCCCTGGAATTGATCGACGAGGGCACGTTCGGCATCTGCCAGACCTGCGGCAACCTGATCAGCAGGGAGCGTCTGAACGAGGTGCCCCACACCACCAGCTGCTTCGCCTGCAAAACGAACCCACCGAAGGTCGTCAGCTGACCCCCATGCGGGCTCTGGTCTACGCCCTGCCGGTCGTCGTGCTCGATCAGGCCAGCAAGTATCTGGTGCGCCAGAATCTGGAGCTCCATGCCAGCGTCAACGTGCTGGGCAACTTCTTTCGCCTCACCTACGTGGAAAACAGCGGTATCGTCTTCGGCATCCGGGTGGGCAGCACCCTGCCCCTCTTTACCCTCCTCTCCGTGGTCGCCAGCCTGCTGATCCTCACCTACTTATATTATGAGCGCACCAGCCCTATCTTTACCCGCATCTCGCTGGCTGTCGTGCTGGGCGGGGCCATCGGCAATCTCATCGATCGCCTCATGTACGGCAGCGTCGTGGACTTTCTCGACTTCGGCTTGGGTCCTTACCGCTTTTTCGTATTCAACGTGGCCGACAGCGCCGTCACCGTGGGCATCATCGCTTTCCTGTTGCTCCCCTACCTGCTTGCGGCCCGGCCGGAGAGCGTCGCCAATGAAAGCGCCTGATACCGCTCCCCCCACCAGCCTCACCGCCCACGCGCCCTGGGCCCGCCTCGACCACTTCCTGGCGGCCAACCTGGACGGCCTCAGCCGTACCGTGGTGCAAACCCTCATCAGGGACGGCAAAGTGCGGGTGGACGGCCACACCGTGCTTAAGGCGCGGGAGCCCCTCGCTGGCGGCGAGCGCGTCCTGGTGGCGGCGGCCGCACCCCGCCGGGCCACCCAGCTCACGCCAGAGCCCATGCCCCTGGATATTCTCCACGAGGACAGCCATATCGTCGTGTTGAGCAAGCCTGCCGGCCTGGTGACCCACCCCGGCAGCGGCGTACGCAGCGGCACCTTGGCCAACGGACTGGCCGCCAGGTATAAAACCCTCCCGCACCCCAATGGCGAGCTGCGCCCCGGCATCGTGCACCGGCTGGACAAGGACACCTCCGGTGTCATGGTGGTGGCCAGGACCGAAGCCGCCCACCGGCACCTGGCCAAGCAGTTTGCCCAGCGCGAGGTGCAGAAGCGTTACCTGGCTCTGGTGTGGG
This genomic stretch from Candidatus Neomarinimicrobiota bacterium harbors:
- a CDS encoding TraR/DksA C4-type zinc finger protein, with the translated sequence MATRKQWSKRDLNYFRKRIMGKRRQLLTDMGELKENTHIANESASTSDSTYAYHMADVGTDQAEREKAYYWLARENNYLRYLDRALELIDEGTFGICQTCGNLISRERLNEVPHTTSCFACKTNPPKVVS
- the lspA gene encoding signal peptidase II — protein: MRALVYALPVVVLDQASKYLVRQNLELHASVNVLGNFFRLTYVENSGIVFGIRVGSTLPLFTLLSVVASLLILTYLYYERTSPIFTRISLAVVLGGAIGNLIDRLMYGSVVDFLDFGLGPYRFFVFNVADSAVTVGIIAFLLLPYLLAARPESVANESA
- a CDS encoding RluA family pseudouridine synthase; the encoded protein is MKAPDTAPPTSLTAHAPWARLDHFLAANLDGLSRTVVQTLIRDGKVRVDGHTVLKAREPLAGGERVLVAAAAPRRATQLTPEPMPLDILHEDSHIVVLSKPAGLVTHPGSGVRSGTLANGLAARYKTLPHPNGELRPGIVHRLDKDTSGVMVVARTEAAHRHLAKQFAQREVQKRYLALVWGAPPERGRIDVALSRDPRNRLAFHVDADRGRAAVTHYTSLEYFHGITLLEARPRTGRTHQIRVHLAHLGHPIFGDAAYGGRRPAAAIAPQLRTATARLARLLPRQALHAHSLAFAHPASGKRVRFTAPLPADFQSALDLLRAEPRA